The following are from one region of the Rhipicephalus microplus isolate Deutch F79 chromosome 1, USDA_Rmic, whole genome shotgun sequence genome:
- the LOC142798897 gene encoding uncharacterized protein LOC142798897, translated as MKAWMQYAGRDDLLSKPASLLYATYRVCSDHFTAQSFMDPGHTRLTRMAVPSVQPAAPCSLSVASSSDCDIAAEAALQGHAVEASKSGSHTLRCPDEQGGSSLVAGERISADFVLPEKTLTSRSAVTKGTCVTGRSQDCSDRTFRGTEQASQDPPEDVSANSSTPECPRENVRSCLPATMSPSMKYKQTIKHLQAKVAAQRKTIKRLRRHPHQAPSLTSKALGVIRPHVTEEVFKLLSAHVRLRPKRKGKRFPVWFKKFTLHLNFRGPRAYRFLAPYFSLPSQRSLRRWLANVKMTQGIILGILSSIATNTQAWNERDRVCALVFDEIALKKNVYYDAARDVVQGFTDDGTHRTSTIADRALVFLLVGVSRKWVQPVAFTIGHTSTPSSVMHTLLVSLFLELRSVSIAVKAVICDQGSSNLSLANQLRVTVAKPFFEVNGERVYYIFDVPHLIKTTRNNVQAHKLYIGDDIVNWSHIVSLYRSSHELRLRLAPKLTERHVHQKPFSNMKVSRATQVLSASVLIAIKAMVYAKVLPASAITTAHFCDRMDRIFDALNSSSKKRTSQKLRHAIMKNDSELIDFLRGQLPWIASWQFVGRRQPQTIVGWQITIQAICQLWDGLFKNYNFEYLLTHRLKQDPLENIFGHIRQKQGCNTNLNVAQFICGLKHICIRKLFKLSEYGNVEDDECDLLQEQLSPFSLTSPSLVDNEECAQPQPDDFPALDDLSELATNIHSHIIDDSTAYYVAGFLIKHFLRNACDGCSCPQLLKDDSETLKGTHQYSTMLKAYHVPSKLFGNLTVPSEAAFTYVQQLESHFLAIIEATAHHLKVCDVLYQHLSSVGDFHFCSAGCRAKFLKMFCRVRLCWHVRFVNRNLDRVRFQSSISGIQLDKFKG; from the exons atgaaagcatggatgcagtatgctggacgcgatgatctccttagtaagccggccagcctattgtacgcaacgtacagggtttgtagcgaccattttactgctcaaagtttcatggaccctgggcacacaaggcttacaagaatggctgttcccagtgtgcaaccagctgcaccat gttctctgagcgtcgcttcaagtagtgactgtgacatagctgcagaagctgcactgcaag gacatgcggtagaggcttcaaaaagcggctcccacacattgaggtgccccgatgaacagg gtggcagctcccttgtagctggtgaaagaatttctgctgacttcgtcttgccggagaaaaccttaaccagtcgttcagctgtcacaaaaggaacttgtgtgaccg gccgctcgcaagattgttccgacagaactttccgaggcactgaacaagcttcacaagaccctccagaagacgtctctgccaacagctccacgcctgagtgccctagagaaaatg tgcgttcctgtttgccagcgacaatgtctccatcaatgaagtacaagcaaaccattaaacatctgcaagccaaagtagcagcacagcggaaaactatcaaaagactgcggagacaccctcaccaagcaccgtcattgACTTCAAAAGCCCttggagttatccgaccgcacgtcaccgaggaggtttttaaacttctttctgcacatgttcgcttgaggcccaaacgcaagggcaagcggtttcccgtgtggttcaagaaattcacTCTTCAcctaaacttccgaggtccgcgagcataccgatttctggctccatatttttctttgccctcccagcgttcattaaggaggtggctagctaatgtaaagatgactcaaGGCATAATTctaggaatcctttcttccattgcaacaaatactcaagcttggaatgaacgggaccgagtgtgcgctttagttttcgacgaaatagcactcaaaaagaatgtgtactatgatgctgcaagagacgttgtccaaggttttacagatgatggcactcatcgcacttcaaccatcgctgatcgagcactggtttttcttcttgttggcgtttcgagaaagtgggttcaaccggttgcttttactatagggcacacatcaacaccatcatctgttatgcataccttgctggtgtcactctttttggagcttaggagcgtTAGTATTGCAGtaaaagcagtcatttgtgaccagggcagttcaaatttaagtctcgctaaccaactaagagtgactgtagcaaagcctttttttgaagttaatggtgagcgggtatattacatttttgatgttccgcatttaattaaaacaacgcgcaataatgtccaagcacacaagttatacattggggatgacatcgttaactggtcgcacattgtaagcctttaccggtcctcacatgagttgcggttgcgattggctccaaagttgactgaacggcacgttcatcagaaacctttttctaatatgaaggtcagcagagcaactcaggtcctcagtgcatcagttttgATTGCTATCaaggcaatggtgtatgcgaaggtgctgcctgcctcggccatcactacagctcatttttgtgatcgtatggacaggatttttgatgccttgaacagctcgagtaaaaaaagaacttcgcaaaagctgcggcatgcaatcatgaaaaatgattcagagctgattgacttcctccgaggccagcttccctggattgcatcatggcagtttgttggcagacgtcaaccacaaaccatcgtaggttggcaaattacaattcaggcaatttgtcaactatgggacggcctcttcaaaaattacaattttgaatacctgttaacacacAGGCTtaaacaggatcctctggagaacatatttggccacattaggcaaaaacagggttgcaacaccaacctaaatgtagcacaatttatttgtggcctgaagcacatctgcataagaaaactcttcaagctgtcagaatacggaaatgtcgaggatgatgaatgtgacctcctccaggagcagctctcgccattctccctcaccagtccgtctcttgtggataatgaggagtgtgcacagccacagcctgacgactttcccgctctagacgatctctctgaacttgcgaccaacattcactcccatattatcgatgactccactgcatattatgtagctggttttctcatcaaacacttccttcgaaatgcatgtgacggttgcagttgcccacagttactgaaagacgacagtgagacgcttaagggtacccaccagtattccacaatgctcaaagcataccacgtccccagcaaactttttgggaatctcactgtgccatcagaagcagcttttacatacgtacaacaacttgaatctcactttcttgccataattgaggccactgcacatcacctgaaagtgtgcgatgttttgtatcaacatctgtcaagtgttggcgattttcatttctgctctgctgggtgtcgcgcgaagtttctgaaaatgttttgccgggttcgtttatgttggcatgtgcgttttgtgaaccgaaacttagatagggttaggttccagtcttcaatatcaggcatacagcttgacaagttcaaaggttag